A part of Streptomyces sp. NBC_00557 genomic DNA contains:
- a CDS encoding transposase family protein, with product MAHLASLVEELARLWAAAVEGRRFQQRGGVRRRAQGAGARYRLVFVDRLVVTLIHLRHDLPHVVLGVLLNVDRSTVTRAVGEIRRLLAERGFAVPDRLGLRLRTLQDVFAYAQAAGVELRLDATEVQVRRPAAGPGGRRAFVSGKKKQNTMKATVIADHQGRTLWADGLRPGRMHDATAVRAAGITGCFQHFDLVEVLLDDGYLGLSRDHPGRPRPQSARGVPLSLWSRGVGSASRAGMAGWLICCGGT from the coding sequence ATGGCTCATCTTGCGTCGCTGGTTGAGGAGTTGGCCCGTCTGTGGGCAGCCGCGGTGGAGGGGCGGCGTTTCCAGCAACGAGGCGGTGTGAGGAGACGCGCGCAGGGTGCCGGTGCCCGCTATCGACTGGTGTTCGTGGACCGGTTGGTCGTCACGCTGATTCACCTGCGGCACGACCTGCCTCACGTGGTCTTGGGTGTGCTGTTAAACGTTGATCGGTCGACTGTCACCCGGGCCGTCGGTGAGATACGCCGACTGCTGGCGGAGCGGGGTTTTGCTGTTCCCGACAGGCTTGGCCTGCGGCTTCGAACGCTGCAGGACGTGTTCGCCTACGCCCAGGCCGCGGGTGTCGAGTTGAGGTTGGACGCCACCGAGGTGCAGGTGCGACGGCCGGCCGCCGGCCCGGGTGGCAGGCGGGCATTCGTGTCGGGCAAGAAGAAGCAGAACACGATGAAAGCCACTGTCATCGCTGACCATCAGGGTCGCACCCTGTGGGCCGACGGCCTGCGGCCAGGGCGGATGCACGATGCGACCGCAGTTCGCGCCGCTGGCATCACCGGCTGCTTCCAGCACTTCGACCTGGTGGAAGTGCTGCTCGACGACGGCTACCTGGGCCTGAGCCGTGACCATCCAGGCCGACCCCGCCCGCAATCCGCCCGGGGGGTGCCCCTGTCTCTTTGGTCAAGGGGAGTTGGGTCGGCGAGCCGGGCAGGCATGGCAGGGTGGCTGATCTGTTGTGGAGGGACGTGA
- a CDS encoding PucR family transcriptional regulator, protein MPGQSGTAAPLERVIAAMAAQQRHLGGRLHADLTDHIPSYRAVPQELLDEIWHRHFQRALTVLREGTVPPPEDFGEAEVARDRVAQGVSLSDGLRAFRRALSAIRDLFIAEATERGLDPGLVIDRTTCLWELADVASLQIAAVHRQAEVAAALFDARRRADFLRGVLYGTLSAVEIHSGAAIYGLDLSRPYRAVRAVPDGDAASDALSRSLESHCRRSGRRALLTVLDEAVAGVVEGKPETGDLAVTAGLGPPTDLAAAHRSFRVAGRMLEAARAYGLRGVYDLSDLSWRAAVVAEPELADLLRDRYLRPLEAQGEFGTLIEESVRAYLEQGRQVREVARSAHVHVNTVRYRLRRFEELTGTSLDAPDTVVELSWALAARQLGTTPARGPA, encoded by the coding sequence ATGCCCGGACAGTCGGGTACGGCAGCGCCCCTCGAACGGGTCATCGCCGCGATGGCCGCGCAGCAGAGGCACCTGGGTGGGCGGTTGCACGCGGACTTGACGGATCACATCCCGTCCTACAGGGCGGTGCCGCAGGAACTGCTGGACGAGATCTGGCACCGGCACTTCCAGCGGGCTCTGACCGTGCTGCGAGAGGGGACGGTGCCTCCACCCGAAGACTTCGGTGAAGCAGAAGTCGCCCGCGACCGGGTCGCCCAGGGTGTGTCGCTCAGCGACGGGCTCCGCGCCTTCCGCCGGGCGCTGAGCGCGATACGGGATCTGTTCATCGCGGAGGCGACCGAACGCGGTCTCGACCCCGGTCTCGTCATCGACCGCACCACCTGCCTGTGGGAGCTCGCGGATGTCGCGAGCCTGCAGATCGCCGCGGTCCACCGGCAGGCGGAGGTCGCCGCCGCCCTGTTCGACGCCCGCCGCCGCGCCGACTTCCTGCGCGGAGTGCTCTACGGGACGCTGAGCGCGGTGGAGATCCACAGCGGCGCTGCGATCTACGGTCTGGACCTGTCGCGGCCGTACCGGGCCGTCAGAGCCGTACCGGACGGCGACGCGGCTTCGGACGCGCTGTCGCGCTCCCTCGAGTCCCACTGCCGCCGCAGCGGTCGAAGGGCGCTGCTCACGGTGCTGGACGAAGCAGTCGCCGGAGTCGTCGAGGGGAAGCCTGAGACCGGTGACCTGGCGGTGACGGCGGGGCTCGGCCCGCCGACGGACCTGGCCGCGGCGCACCGCTCCTTCCGTGTCGCCGGCAGGATGCTGGAGGCCGCCCGTGCCTACGGTCTGCGCGGTGTGTACGACCTGAGCGACCTGTCCTGGCGGGCGGCGGTCGTCGCCGAACCGGAACTCGCCGATCTGCTGCGCGACCGCTACCTGCGCCCCCTGGAGGCGCAAGGAGAGTTCGGTACGCTGATCGAGGAGTCGGTGCGGGCGTACCTGGAGCAGGGCCGACAGGTCCGCGAAGTCGCCCGCAGCGCACACGTCCACGTCAACACCGTCCGCTACCGGCTGCGCCGATTCGAGGAGCTGACCGGCACGAGCCTGGACGCTCCGGACACCGTGGTGGAGCTCAGCTGGGCCCTGGCGGCACGGCAGCTGGGCACGACACCGGCACGAGGTCCCGCATGA
- a CDS encoding carboxymuconolactone decarboxylase family protein → MPDDHPVRPRPAAADTGPRLAPLPEDCWDATTRELLAPIPRDADGRLANVFTTLVRHNGLFRHFLPFGTHLLRGGRLPDRTRELLILRTAYNTRAGYEWGRHVPLARAAGITGEEVRRVGAGPDAQGWAPTDACLLRAADELHRDARLSAATWFALATDHDEAQLIEITMLVGQYHMVAFFLNSVGTPLEPGYATETLPGPTEAGRDTAEGAYGDV, encoded by the coding sequence ATGCCCGACGATCACCCCGTGCGGCCCCGCCCCGCTGCCGCCGACACCGGCCCGCGCCTGGCGCCGCTGCCAGAGGACTGCTGGGACGCGACCACCCGGGAACTGCTCGCCCCGATCCCCCGGGATGCCGACGGCCGCCTCGCCAACGTCTTCACCACCTTGGTGCGCCACAACGGTCTGTTCCGGCACTTCCTGCCGTTCGGCACCCACCTGCTGCGCGGCGGCCGGCTTCCGGACCGGACCCGGGAACTGCTGATCCTGCGTACCGCGTACAACACCCGGGCCGGTTACGAGTGGGGGCGGCATGTACCTCTGGCCAGGGCTGCCGGAATCACCGGCGAGGAGGTCCGGCGGGTGGGCGCGGGCCCGGACGCCCAGGGGTGGGCGCCGACCGACGCCTGTCTGCTGCGTGCCGCCGACGAGCTGCACCGGGACGCACGCCTGTCCGCTGCCACCTGGTTCGCACTCGCCACGGACCACGACGAGGCACAGCTGATCGAAATCACCATGCTTGTCGGCCAGTACCACATGGTCGCCTTCTTCCTGAACTCCGTCGGCACCCCGCTCGAGCCCGGCTACGCAACGGAAACCCTGCCCGGTCCCACCGAAGCTGGCCGGGACACGGCGGAAGGAGCATACGGCGATGTCTGA
- a CDS encoding SDR family NAD(P)-dependent oxidoreductase — protein sequence MSEPQHPTTRPNGLLTGRNVLVVGAGTRPSDDPGAPVGNGRAVAVLAAREGASVACADVSPRAAAATAALVGEEGGRGVAVVGDASDPGQSSAVVAEALSELGALDALVVNVGIGLGAGLADTSPQQWERVLALNLGAPFLAAKYALPAIADGGSIVFVGSVAGLRAATNSPAYDSSKAGLFGLTRHVAKEGAPRGVRANLVVPGLIDTPMGREASARRASRTASFTRIPLGRQGTAWEVAEAVTFLLSDRASYITGQSLVVDGGLNAV from the coding sequence ATGTCTGAGCCCCAGCACCCCACCACCCGGCCGAACGGCCTCCTGACCGGCCGAAACGTCCTTGTCGTCGGCGCGGGCACCCGCCCCAGCGACGATCCGGGGGCCCCGGTGGGCAACGGGCGGGCGGTGGCCGTGCTCGCCGCCCGCGAAGGAGCCTCCGTGGCCTGTGCCGACGTCTCGCCCCGCGCCGCGGCGGCCACCGCCGCACTGGTCGGCGAGGAGGGCGGCCGTGGCGTCGCCGTGGTCGGAGACGCATCGGACCCGGGCCAGTCCTCGGCCGTGGTCGCCGAGGCCCTCAGCGAACTCGGGGCGCTCGACGCCTTGGTGGTCAACGTCGGCATCGGCCTCGGTGCGGGCCTGGCGGACACCTCACCGCAGCAGTGGGAACGCGTGCTCGCGCTCAATCTGGGTGCCCCGTTCCTCGCCGCCAAGTACGCACTGCCCGCGATCGCAGACGGGGGCTCGATCGTCTTCGTCGGTTCCGTGGCCGGCCTGCGCGCCGCCACCAACTCGCCCGCCTACGACAGTTCCAAGGCAGGCCTCTTCGGTCTCACCCGGCATGTGGCCAAGGAGGGAGCGCCGCGCGGCGTCCGTGCCAACCTGGTCGTCCCGGGCTTGATCGACACACCGATGGGCCGTGAGGCATCGGCCCGACGCGCCTCGCGTACCGCCTCGTTCACCCGCATACCGCTCGGACGCCAGGGCACCGCCTGGGAGGTGGCCGAAGCCGTCACCTTCCTGCTCTCCGACCGTGCCTCCTACATCACCGGGCAGAGCCTAGTGGTGGACGGAGGACTGAACGCCGTCTGA
- a CDS encoding RNA polymerase sigma factor, with amino-acid sequence MTDLEKERSVGTTPPGTGPRRAVGQTGRSKAMVLETAQSADFTHFYEENLGRLIAHVMKLGSPYEEAADIVQEAFIAALPQWDAIAHKRAWLRTVCMRIHVRYRRRGRQQISSDEVDSLDSDRSVEQVEFRDMERRVREAIARLPRAQREVMAWDPEEFTVAEIAAALGCTVASVKTNRSRARARLKAELGLKERDRDGD; translated from the coding sequence ATGACTGACCTGGAGAAAGAACGAAGCGTGGGAACGACCCCTCCCGGCACGGGCCCAAGGCGCGCGGTCGGCCAGACCGGACGGTCGAAGGCCATGGTGCTCGAGACGGCCCAGAGTGCCGACTTCACCCATTTCTACGAAGAGAATCTGGGGCGCCTCATCGCGCATGTGATGAAGCTGGGATCTCCCTACGAGGAGGCCGCCGACATCGTACAGGAGGCATTCATCGCGGCCTTGCCGCAGTGGGACGCGATCGCCCACAAGAGGGCCTGGCTGAGAACCGTGTGCATGCGCATCCACGTCCGGTACCGCCGTCGAGGCAGGCAGCAGATCTCGTCCGACGAGGTCGACTCGCTTGACTCCGACCGGTCCGTGGAACAGGTGGAGTTCCGGGACATGGAGCGTCGTGTGCGCGAGGCCATCGCCCGGTTACCTCGGGCCCAGCGCGAGGTCATGGCCTGGGACCCCGAGGAGTTCACCGTGGCGGAGATCGCCGCGGCCCTCGGCTGCACGGTCGCGTCGGTGAAGACCAACCGCAGCCGTGCGCGGGCCCGGCTGAAGGCGGAACTCGGCCTGAAAGAAAGGGATCGCGATGGCGACTGA
- a CDS encoding DUF4240 domain-containing protein produces MALGREWYERAAACPDALAEHPAVRTAAAAGDQDVIFDEDFNFVASRAYERLTGDSDAFWEAWEVYVGSRASIEEEGNEDMGEPFDLGDAQQMRRNLPRLAALHLGPGSD; encoded by the coding sequence GTGGCGCTCGGACGTGAGTGGTACGAACGGGCAGCTGCCTGCCCAGACGCCCTTGCCGAGCATCCTGCTGTACGTACGGCAGCAGCTGCTGGGGACCAGGACGTCATCTTCGACGAAGACTTCAACTTCGTAGCGTCAAGGGCATATGAGCGACTGACCGGTGACTCGGACGCCTTCTGGGAGGCATGGGAGGTCTACGTCGGCTCTCGTGCGTCGATCGAGGAGGAGGGCAACGAGGACATGGGCGAGCCGTTCGACCTCGGCGATGCTCAACAGATGCGCCGAAATCTGCCGCGGTTGGCTGCGCTCCATCTCGGTCCCGGATCTGACTGA
- a CDS encoding alpha/beta hydrolase family protein: MKHRRPRHRRRVIARAVGTAGALAVALGAGMTPAMAAGKTPGTPSATGYSPDQPDPKAPWAPENDEASLDHKPLHPEALTGGRTDTSTLQLDMPAPTGPHSVGMVGLHLVDKSRTDPYVPGSTPRELMVSLWYPATATSGHYQAPWMPSISGAHFLASRGLSPQQVSLPRTAGHVLAPVNAKLGKLPVLLYSTGLHSDRAMGTALAQDLASRGYLVVTVDHTHDANEVQFPHNRLEVNTMPAGAHSSDTLKVRAADIRFVINQLGTISKGGNPDPGHPTLPTGLSKAVDMSRIGMFGWSLGGAAVDTSMQLDHRIAAGADLDGQFFGTAPSKDLDRPFMLFSSGTHNRNNDGSWRTLWSHLKGYRVDIQLHGAAHLSFSDNEWMVPQEAGLLGLSQAQLQQMFGTIDPERAIAIQRVYLAAFFDKELRHQHSTQLDGPDKNYPEISFVR; the protein is encoded by the coding sequence ATGAAACACCGCCGCCCGCGCCACCGCCGAAGAGTGATCGCCAGAGCCGTCGGTACGGCGGGTGCGCTGGCCGTCGCCCTGGGCGCCGGGATGACGCCGGCCATGGCCGCCGGGAAGACGCCCGGCACGCCCTCGGCCACCGGGTACTCGCCCGACCAGCCCGATCCGAAGGCACCCTGGGCGCCCGAGAACGACGAGGCGTCGCTGGACCACAAGCCCCTACACCCTGAGGCCCTCACGGGCGGCCGCACGGACACGTCGACTCTCCAGCTCGACATGCCCGCACCGACCGGGCCGCACAGCGTGGGCATGGTCGGCCTGCACCTCGTCGACAAGTCGCGTACGGATCCGTACGTCCCCGGCAGCACCCCTCGCGAGTTGATGGTGTCGCTCTGGTACCCGGCCACCGCCACCTCCGGGCACTATCAGGCGCCGTGGATGCCGTCGATCTCCGGCGCCCACTTCCTCGCCTCGCGCGGGCTGTCGCCGCAGCAGGTGAGCCTGCCGAGGACCGCGGGCCACGTCCTCGCCCCTGTGAACGCCAAGCTCGGCAAGCTGCCCGTCCTGCTGTACTCGACGGGACTGCACTCGGACCGCGCGATGGGCACCGCGCTCGCCCAGGACCTCGCCAGCCGCGGCTACCTCGTCGTCACCGTCGACCACACCCACGACGCCAACGAGGTGCAGTTCCCGCACAACCGGCTCGAGGTCAACACGATGCCGGCGGGCGCGCACTCCTCCGACACGCTCAAGGTGCGCGCGGCCGACATCCGGTTCGTCATCAACCAGCTCGGCACGATCAGCAAGGGCGGCAACCCGGACCCCGGCCACCCCACGCTCCCCACCGGGCTGTCGAAGGCCGTGGACATGTCCCGCATCGGGATGTTCGGCTGGTCGCTGGGCGGCGCGGCGGTCGACACCTCCATGCAGCTCGACCACCGTATCGCCGCGGGCGCCGACCTCGACGGCCAGTTCTTCGGTACGGCGCCGAGCAAGGACCTGGACCGCCCCTTCATGCTCTTCAGTTCCGGCACCCACAACCGCAACAACGACGGGTCGTGGCGCACGCTCTGGTCGCACCTCAAGGGATACCGGGTCGACATCCAGCTCCATGGCGCGGCGCACCTGTCGTTCAGCGACAACGAGTGGATGGTGCCGCAGGAGGCGGGCCTGCTCGGGCTCTCCCAGGCCCAGCTCCAGCAGATGTTCGGCACGATCGACCCGGAACGCGCGATCGCCATCCAGCGCGTCTACCTCGCGGCCTTCTTCGACAAGGAGCTGCGCCACCAGCACAGCACCCAGCTGGATGGGCCCGACAAGAACTACCCGGAGATCTCCTTCGTCCGCTGA
- a CDS encoding trypsin-like serine peptidase yields MAGTVLLLTGGGSLAQAQAMVQDVTAAPHLSPATVKSDGPSAGTSAGPSGEPASSSSASPSAGTGTGEPSVSPSASASGAAATETGDDGFSDEDAIRFWTPARMASATDPAQHAQQADPSARARLRRAAPAAPGVAADMPTAEHILGLPSVGTIFTYDTDPTTQRMHAHHCTASVVESPGRNLILTAGHCDGGKAVFVPMYAAEKTLDKQTFGFYRVAKFFTDNRYVHNSKKPISDLDFSFGRLEPSRSGKQAQDVVGANTLVRTPGYLNKVTLLGYPASHDPEDHPVRCPTQTEALPGFYQIQAKCRGMWGGVSGGPWFSKVDWAKGTGEIIGNVGGYNGGGNDDDVDWLTYSPMHGDWFFRLYDEAKNNQVPQHGSTYNQPPLPYSMGGGETWSHAKLLASGEYTGDGKGDLIVVWTDGEVTLYTGDGNGGFTGERQLSARHGIFQNTKSITGGDFAGGTRSDLLVVFDSGEVRLFPDIGTKGLDDGIKLADAGSIWSHADQITGGSFGTAKYISDLLVRWSDGEVTDYTAVGDKGFGTEHQLQKKNSAWKDATLVTACDFTSGNNWDTLVRWSDGHVSQFQDTGPSGTGKEIQMAPAGSIWSHDSVMTAGSYDSNGWPDDLVVRWSDGETTMYTHTGATFGTEHMLVAPK; encoded by the coding sequence GTGGCCGGAACTGTCCTGCTCCTGACCGGAGGGGGGAGCCTCGCCCAGGCGCAGGCCATGGTTCAGGACGTCACAGCGGCGCCCCACCTGAGTCCGGCGACGGTGAAGTCCGACGGCCCGTCCGCTGGAACCTCAGCCGGACCGTCCGGTGAACCCGCGTCCTCGTCCTCTGCCAGCCCCTCGGCCGGGACCGGCACCGGGGAGCCCTCGGTCTCACCCTCGGCGAGCGCGAGCGGGGCGGCCGCGACCGAGACCGGCGACGACGGCTTTTCGGACGAGGACGCCATCCGCTTCTGGACGCCTGCCCGCATGGCCTCGGCCACCGACCCGGCACAGCACGCGCAGCAGGCGGACCCGAGCGCCAGGGCCCGGTTGCGGCGGGCGGCGCCGGCCGCTCCTGGCGTGGCGGCCGACATGCCGACCGCGGAGCACATCCTCGGCCTGCCGTCCGTCGGGACGATCTTCACCTACGACACGGACCCGACCACCCAGCGGATGCACGCGCACCATTGCACCGCCAGCGTGGTGGAGAGCCCCGGGCGCAATCTGATCCTGACCGCGGGGCACTGCGACGGGGGTAAGGCCGTCTTCGTCCCCATGTACGCTGCCGAAAAGACGCTGGACAAGCAGACCTTCGGGTTCTACCGGGTCGCGAAGTTCTTCACCGACAACCGGTACGTGCACAACAGCAAGAAGCCCATCTCCGACCTGGACTTCTCCTTCGGTCGGCTCGAGCCTTCGAGGAGCGGCAAGCAGGCGCAGGACGTGGTGGGCGCGAACACGCTGGTGCGCACGCCGGGTTACCTGAACAAGGTCACGTTGCTGGGCTACCCCGCCAGCCACGACCCCGAGGACCATCCGGTGCGGTGCCCCACGCAGACGGAGGCGCTGCCGGGCTTCTACCAGATCCAGGCCAAGTGCCGTGGCATGTGGGGCGGTGTCTCCGGCGGTCCCTGGTTCTCCAAGGTGGACTGGGCGAAGGGCACCGGGGAGATCATCGGCAACGTCGGCGGGTACAACGGCGGCGGCAACGACGACGACGTCGACTGGCTCACCTACAGCCCCATGCACGGCGACTGGTTCTTCCGTCTGTACGACGAGGCCAAGAACAACCAGGTCCCCCAGCACGGCAGCACCTACAACCAGCCGCCGCTGCCGTACTCCATGGGCGGCGGTGAGACCTGGTCCCATGCCAAGCTGCTGGCCTCGGGCGAGTACACCGGCGACGGCAAGGGCGACCTGATCGTGGTCTGGACCGACGGCGAGGTCACCCTGTACACCGGCGACGGCAACGGCGGCTTCACCGGCGAGCGCCAACTGTCCGCGCGCCACGGCATCTTCCAGAACACCAAGTCCATCACTGGTGGGGACTTCGCCGGCGGCACCCGCTCCGACCTGCTGGTGGTGTTCGACTCCGGCGAGGTCAGACTCTTCCCCGACATCGGCACCAAGGGCCTGGACGACGGGATCAAACTCGCCGACGCCGGATCCATCTGGAGCCACGCCGACCAGATCACCGGCGGCAGCTTCGGCACCGCGAAATACATCAGCGACCTGCTGGTGCGCTGGAGCGACGGCGAAGTCACCGACTACACCGCCGTCGGCGACAAGGGTTTCGGCACCGAACACCAGCTGCAGAAGAAGAACAGCGCCTGGAAGGACGCCACCCTGGTCACCGCGTGCGACTTCACCAGCGGCAACAACTGGGACACCCTGGTGCGCTGGTCCGACGGACACGTCTCCCAGTTCCAGGACACCGGCCCCAGCGGCACCGGCAAGGAAATCCAGATGGCTCCGGCCGGCAGCATCTGGTCCCACGACTCGGTGATGACAGCGGGCAGCTACGACTCCAACGGCTGGCCGGACGACCTCGTCGTCCGCTGGTCCGACGGCGAGACCACCATGTACACGCACACCGGCGCCACCTTCGGCACCGAACACATGCTCGTCGCCCCCAAGTAG
- a CDS encoding restriction endonuclease, whose amino-acid sequence MSAPARRRSATPAVPGCAVLSLAGAVLLLITNVPVGAILLLVAAGVSLGVGRHKAQQAAERYRIRSLLSAEIARYHAMVPAEFERAVAFLCERDGCTGVRVVGGAGGLGADVIATAPDCRRIMIQCKRYGPTKKVGSPDLQRFGGTCYTVHGAHVAVVVTTSVFTKPAADYGVRQGIRLVDNGALAGWATRTGPATWM is encoded by the coding sequence ATGAGCGCGCCCGCACGCCGCAGATCAGCAACACCTGCCGTGCCTGGTTGCGCGGTCCTCTCGTTGGCCGGGGCCGTGCTGCTGCTGATCACCAATGTGCCGGTCGGCGCCATCCTGCTGCTTGTCGCTGCTGGCGTATCCCTGGGGGTTGGGCGGCACAAGGCGCAGCAGGCCGCCGAGCGGTACCGGATCCGCTCCTTGCTATCCGCGGAGATCGCTCGCTACCACGCCATGGTCCCGGCGGAGTTCGAGCGTGCGGTGGCGTTCCTGTGCGAGCGCGACGGATGCACTGGCGTCCGCGTCGTCGGCGGTGCCGGGGGTCTTGGCGCGGACGTCATCGCCACCGCCCCGGACTGCCGGCGGATCATGATCCAGTGCAAGCGGTACGGGCCGACGAAGAAGGTTGGCTCGCCGGATCTTCAGCGGTTCGGGGGGACCTGCTACACGGTGCACGGCGCCCACGTCGCCGTGGTCGTGACGACCAGCGTCTTCACGAAGCCAGCGGCTGACTACGGTGTCCGCCAGGGGATCCGGCTCGTCGACAACGGGGCGCTGGCCGGGTGGGCGACACGGACCGGCCCGGCGACCTGGATGTGA
- a CDS encoding DUF6308 family protein, translating to MTEQLLHIGGRSLTVTAAADWVTRYFDENANRHAAATRAGGVYAWPAYDRLDTGSGPNEANDGDFLAPGMLNAGPSIAGMSSLHTVRGTLERALAAVPVDLSLEAAVEQDRHRQLLGDLVRVLDPYRSLPGVQLTILSKILHRKRPLLVPLFDDNVRSCYGRWRPTPGYPMRWVRNRPDAEFFPLLAEHLVHDLATQAEVWARLAALVPAEVTPLRLLDAIAWGIGGRHPNLPSASTA from the coding sequence GTGACAGAGCAGCTACTTCACATCGGCGGCCGCAGTCTCACGGTCACGGCCGCGGCCGACTGGGTCACTCGCTACTTCGACGAGAACGCCAACCGGCACGCGGCAGCCACCCGCGCCGGCGGCGTGTACGCGTGGCCGGCCTACGACCGCCTCGACACCGGGAGCGGGCCGAACGAAGCCAACGACGGCGATTTCCTTGCCCCAGGCATGCTCAACGCAGGACCGTCGATCGCTGGCATGTCCTCCCTTCACACGGTCCGCGGCACGCTGGAACGAGCCCTCGCAGCGGTGCCGGTCGATCTCAGCCTGGAGGCGGCGGTGGAGCAGGACCGGCACCGTCAGCTGCTCGGCGACCTCGTCCGAGTCCTCGACCCGTACCGATCACTGCCCGGCGTGCAGCTCACGATCCTGTCGAAGATCTTGCACCGTAAGCGCCCGCTGCTGGTCCCGCTGTTCGATGACAACGTCCGTAGCTGCTACGGGAGGTGGAGACCGACGCCGGGCTACCCGATGCGATGGGTTCGGAACCGGCCGGATGCGGAGTTCTTCCCTCTCCTCGCGGAGCACCTCGTGCATGATCTGGCAACCCAGGCGGAGGTGTGGGCGCGACTGGCGGCGCTCGTGCCGGCGGAAGTGACGCCACTGCGCCTGCTCGACGCGATCGCCTGGGGGATCGGAGGAAGGCACCCGAATCTTCCCTCCGCGAGCACGGCGTAG
- a CDS encoding ISL3 family transposase, giving the protein MLLELFPYLSALLIEEVERRPDKVVLRARARSTTGTCRCGHSSSRVHGRYVRTLRDAAVGGLGVVIELHIRRFRCENPACPAVTFAEQIAGLTTPHGRYTPLLRGLLTQIGLALAGRAGARLAAAVGITVGRDTLLRMVRALPEPEIGDDEVLGVDDFAFRKGRHYGTVLINMATHRPLHLYDGREGEDLAAWLQGHPEVKVICRDRSSGYGEGARVGAPQAQQVADRYHLWANLGQAVEKTVSAHRSRLAEPLAATEDGPGHPEAEPEVVQPSKELKIVTRLREQHAAAHELWAQGMSKAAIGRKLGLHQATVRKLVNARSADDVVAKSLQRAHVVDPYVGYLHRRWNEGIRNAAQLHREIQKLGYPGGELAVQRHLRRYRAGRGHAPVVGPKPPSVREVTSWIMTHPEHLRDGDADKLHRLRERDPELDRLTGHVRKFAVMMTTRHGDRLEEWIAGVEHDTLAPLAGFARNLRRDFDAVHNGLSLPHSSGAVEGNINRLKMLKRQMFGRAGLDLLRKRVLLAR; this is encoded by the coding sequence GTGCTCCTGGAGTTGTTTCCGTACCTGTCCGCGCTGCTGATCGAGGAGGTCGAGCGACGGCCGGACAAGGTAGTACTGCGGGCACGAGCACGGTCGACGACAGGGACCTGCCGCTGCGGTCATAGCTCGTCGCGGGTGCACGGCAGGTATGTACGCACGCTGCGTGATGCCGCTGTGGGCGGTCTTGGTGTCGTGATCGAGTTACACATACGTCGTTTCCGCTGTGAGAATCCCGCCTGCCCGGCAGTGACGTTCGCCGAGCAGATCGCGGGGCTGACGACTCCGCACGGCCGCTATACCCCTTTGCTCCGCGGGCTGTTGACGCAGATCGGGTTGGCGCTGGCTGGCCGGGCCGGGGCCCGCCTGGCGGCCGCGGTCGGTATCACCGTGGGCAGGGACACGCTGCTGCGGATGGTCCGGGCCCTGCCCGAACCGGAGATCGGTGACGATGAGGTGCTTGGTGTCGACGACTTCGCTTTCCGCAAGGGCCGCCACTACGGCACGGTGCTGATCAACATGGCCACCCACCGGCCGCTGCATCTCTACGACGGCCGCGAAGGCGAGGACCTGGCCGCCTGGCTCCAAGGCCATCCCGAGGTGAAGGTCATCTGCCGGGACCGCTCCAGCGGTTACGGGGAAGGAGCACGGGTCGGGGCGCCGCAGGCCCAGCAGGTCGCGGACCGATATCACTTGTGGGCCAACCTCGGCCAGGCGGTTGAGAAGACGGTCAGCGCCCACCGTTCCCGTCTGGCCGAACCGCTTGCCGCAACGGAAGACGGCCCCGGCCACCCGGAAGCGGAGCCCGAGGTGGTGCAGCCGTCGAAGGAGCTGAAGATCGTGACCCGGCTGCGGGAGCAGCATGCCGCCGCCCACGAGTTGTGGGCGCAGGGGATGTCGAAGGCGGCGATCGGCCGGAAGCTCGGGCTGCACCAGGCCACCGTCCGCAAACTCGTCAACGCCCGCTCCGCTGATGATGTCGTCGCCAAAAGCCTGCAGCGAGCGCATGTCGTTGACCCGTACGTCGGCTACCTGCACCGACGCTGGAACGAAGGCATAAGAAATGCCGCACAGCTCCACCGGGAGATCCAAAAACTCGGCTACCCCGGAGGCGAGTTGGCTGTCCAGCGTCACCTGCGGCGCTATCGCGCCGGGCGCGGACACGCACCCGTCGTCGGCCCCAAGCCTCCCTCGGTTCGCGAGGTCACCTCATGGATCATGACCCATCCCGAACACCTCCGCGACGGCGATGCCGACAAGCTGCACCGTCTGCGTGAGCGCGACCCCGAACTGGACAGGCTCACCGGCCACGTCAGGAAGTTCGCCGTCATGATGACTACACGCCATGGCGACCGGCTCGAGGAGTGGATCGCCGGCGTCGAGCACGACACCCTGGCTCCGCTTGCGGGCTTCGCCCGCAACCTCCGCCGCGACTTCGACGCCGTCCACAACGGTCTGTCCCTGCCACACAGTTCAGGTGCTGTTGAAGGCAACATCAACCGGCTGAAAATGCTGAAACGCCAGATGTTCGGCCGGGCTGGCCTCGATCTCCTTCGCAAACGCGTCCTACTCGCACGGTGA